DNA sequence from the Oncorhynchus clarkii lewisi isolate Uvic-CL-2024 chromosome 9, UVic_Ocla_1.0, whole genome shotgun sequence genome:
TTGGAAAAGCCATTGTTAAAGTTTAGATGGCTTCAATGGATACTCTATCATTGGATTAGAATTCAACCATGACGTTGCATTCTGGAATCATTTTTCTATAGTGCATTCGTAGCACAACCTTATTATACCTTCACATCATAGTCTGTCCTTGAATCCAAATGTTTACTTTGTATGAAGTATTAAAGTGTTTTTATGGCTTTTGTTGTCTGACTTCATTGTTTTACTCACAAATCAGAGTCAAAGGAATTGATGGTGTTTCATAGGCGACCTAGTAGTAATGGCAAGATGTGCATCGCCACACTACCACAGACCTAGGTTGTTCTGTCTTATTGCAGGCTATAGCTCTAAAAATAACTGCTCATAATTAATGCTTCTCATCTCCTTGAAAGCAGGAAGAAGGGACTTTGTTCATTAGGTACCAAACGGCAGTAAAAAGGACTAAAACGGTAAGGGACTACCTGGAATTGTCCAGTAAGAAACGTTCCTTTTCCATTTGAAAACATTTActacagtgtgccctaatgaatgtGACCCAGGGCTTTGAAGCTCCTATGCTGTCATTGAGTGGATCCAAAACAATAGTGTAAGGTATATCACCCCTTAGCTATCTACAACATCCCTTTGTTTGATATGAATGAGACGTCTTTATTTTTAGTTACTGATTTGAATTTCAGTAGAGTTCAGGTGACAAGATGTTCGTTTCTGTAATAAGACCAACCTCAAGGTGAGAGCCTGTCATGTACATAACCATGGAAGGAAATCATGATTCATACCAAAAATGTAATCTGATGGGAATATTACAATGTATTTGATTCATTCAGATCACTTTGGTCCATCAATCCACAGAATAAATTACTTTCtcatttgatttgaatgtttAGCGCTATTACTTTCCCAGCTCCAATGCTATTTGACCCTGCTTCTTGACTCACAGGTTCTCTCAACCAATCCCCTGCTGGTTCTGTAGTAAACCAGGAATTTGTCAAGTCACCGTGATTTGTGGAATAAACTATTGTACATGTTGCCTACACAATATGCAGCATTCATATAGTCAAACCAATGGTCCCTTTCGATTCATTCCAGAAAATTCTATGTTCAAGTATTCAATGCATTTGAATGACCCAAATCTTAAGAAATAGCCTAATCTACACACAAAATATGAAAAGGTATCATTTGCATTGCTTGAAGCACAATATTTCTATTGTCATCCCCGTCAAGCAGTTGGCTCGTGGATCGCCCACGAGGGGCAGGGCTTATGCGCGGCTTTTATAAACCCGGCAGCGTCACTTCACACACTGAAAGCCGCTTGCTGTCAAAGGAGCTTAGAATTGTGTTGTAACAGACCGCCAATAAACCACCATCAACATGATTATCGAAATTGAAGATAAGGTAAGACATGTTTTTGCTTCGTGCATAGCTCTTTTGATTGATCATCCAACTCAGTTTGGGGGTTTTGAAGCGTTTATAATGTCATCGAATGTTCATTCCTAATATGCAACTAACTGGCTCGGTTTATCTGGACTAGGCAAACGTTTTCAATCTCCTCTAACTTTCTGGCTAAATCGCTACCGTCCCAGTTAGTGTTGTATTTTCGCTATTTAATGTGTAAATTCCAGATAACCTGGATTTTTTTAGTGGTTGTGTTGCATCATCATGGTTGCAATGTTTTAAGTGTCAGGCAGATAGAATCAGTCCCGGGCAgtgatgtgtataaaccctggaATACTGTTATGTATTGGCCGTTAAGAGGTTTTGAAGCCTCTGGTCGGCCATGTTGGCACTCCCCGGTAGGAACTCTTTCATGGGAATTAATGCAATTCTACAGTATTTAAAGGACAAAATGACAGGTATTTAAGTTGTTGCAGTaaggacagtaacattagtcatCTGAAAACATACTTTAAGGAATGTATGTTTAGTTCAGATTATATATTTTGAAAGTATGCatttaggtgtgtgtgtaataatgtgtcaaaaacaaatgtagacatgaATAagtgcatttctatagcttcctaaatattttttacaatgtgAGGGAGGGCCAAGCTGGCGGTATGGTGGCTTCAACACAGTGCCCCGTGTCAATCATCGTGTGTGTGGGATAGTCTATCAAAGTCCTGTTCCAGCCTCAAACGGCTTAAGGTTGGCGCTTAACAAGGTCCTATAAACCACTATCATGTTCATATCAACCAAAAAGTATTATATTCTTCTGATGCCAGACATTGTTGATGGCCAATAACATATTCTATGTTTGTCATTCTCATTGTGGCTGGACAATGTGTTCTGTAGGCTCTTCCTCACAGTTTTAATTAGAAatgtgttctctactgttctgtaggATTCCTTCTTCAGTGCCCTGAAGGAAGCAGGAGACAAGCTGGTGGTAGTAGACTTCACAGCCTCCTGGTGCGGCCCCTGCAAGAACATTGCGCCCTTCTTCAAAGTGAGTGGTCCAACACTCAACGTCTCTAGCTGAGCTGTACCATTACTCACGCGGGAAGGTTCTTCTGATTTAGTGTCTGATCTTGTTCTAgggcccgtattcataaagcgtctTAGACTTGGAGTGCTGAGCAAGGATCAGTTCTGCATTTTTACGTCATAATCAATATGATTACAAGGACAGGGTGGATCTGTTACTAGATCAGCTCTCCcactgagatgctttatgaatacaggcccagttGTGCCTAGTTAAGATGCACCCTGCTAGCTGTAGCTGTCAGATGGTCTCCTGTGAGAGGCCTCATGCCAAGTAGGGGGAATCTGAAGGGGTTGGTTGGTCTGAGCCTGAGATATTatggaagaagaaaaaacagtgcacaaaccctattccctacatggtacactatttctgaccagggcccataggactctggtcaaaagtagtatactatgtagggaataggatgccatttaggatGTAGCCTGTGTTGTGGTGGCCATGTCGTCTTGACAACCGTCGAGGAAGCCTCCTAGGACTTGGAACATTGCGCTTATCAAGTGAAGAGCCCTTAATATAGACTGTAAACAGAATGCTAATGAACAATGCTGAGATGATCAGTCATAAGCCCACTGAGGCAGAGCAGGGTTGTGAAGTAGGGCCTTGCCGTAAACTATTTCAAACGAAAAACTGGGTCAATACTCACATTACGTAGCATTCAAGTGGAGATGTGAATCAACCTATGGTGTGTGTCCTCCATCAATACCCCTTGTCTGGTATGTCTCTGGGTCAATAACAGACAGGTGGATACATGAGCTGCTGTGTCTGACTCATCTGGTTGAGTTAATGGTTACAAAATTCCCAAGTGGAGGATTCTGGATTCCCCCCTCCCCTCCGGTTCCGTGAATCTtctaaccaggatttctggaaaacctggggatTTTGGGGAAGCTAATATAATTTTGGAATCCTAGTTTAGCCAGCAGTACACTGCTAGGCCTGTTTTCCCATTGGGGCTGCCTTGCTGACCCTTGACGTTTAACCTGTGCGCTCTGCTCCTCTACAGGGGCTTTCGGAAAAACCAGAGAACAAGAATGTGGTTTTCCTCAAGGTGGACGTGGACGAGGCAGCGGTgagtcaactgtgtgtgtgttccacaacCATTGAACAACTGTTAATAGCTCTTGTTGAAAGTGCTTGAGCATTATGTACAGGAGGTTGAAGTGCTGAATTGGGACATTATCAGATTTTCTGTGAATTAGTACAAAACGTCCAGTTGGTGTATGTGAATACAGATAACTCTTTGTAAAGATGGGTGGCTTGCCTAACATTGACTAGACCTCATGTATGTAGATCTATTGGGAAACACCACGAGGCTATCTCTTGAAGTACAAGACTCGAGAGGATACTTTGGTTAGGAAAGTGGGGTCAGTAGACGAGCCGGCTGTCTGGCTGGCCGGCAGTTTTCAGGTGAAAGGTTACTATCCAATTGTGACTTTGTTGCGTTGAGCTGGGGTTGCTGTGGCTACGGGAAGTGGCTTCGCGTGTTTTTGTACAGTCCAGACACTGGGTTGAACCCATGAGTCAGTCATCTCAGCTGTCTGTGTTGGGTCATATAGTATGTAGACTACTGTGTGGCTGGGTGTACAGAGGGGGGTTCCAAAACCTGCTTTTCCCTTGTATATTATTACAGAAGGCTTGAGGCGATTTGCCCAGTCAGTTAGGACAAACCTGTCCTGCAGAACTAAGGCGTTCCTTACTGGGTGATACTCAACCACATCAATGTGCTTTTAATAGAGGGAGCCTGTTTATTTACACTACTATTGTACCTTTTTAGCATGGCTTCTGATAGCCAAAAAAATAAACGTACAACAGggatttgagaggaatgggagatgcaGTAGAGGAATGCTGAGGCAGAGGGCACGTAGTCAGGACGACTGGCTACTATTCTGAACTGTGAGTGGCGATCTATCTGGCGCCCAGACCTGATGAAGCATCAGCCAAGTGTCTGCTACACAGAGTGGAAGAGAAGTCCAGTAGCTACAAGATCATCAGCAGACTCCGTCACCGTTATCTACCATCCTCTGACCCATCTCTCTCCGCTCAAGCCAGGAACTGACCCTCTCCATCTTCAGAGGATGCAGCGATCAAAGACTTGGCCTCTATTGGTTGATCTGTCATGATATATTGCTTGTTTGGTCTACGTTTGAATCACCCTTCACTCTGCCTCCTCCTATAGGATGTGGCCAAACACTGTGACATCAAATGCATGCCGACGTTCCATTTCTACAAGAATGAGAAAAAGGTGGGTATTTTCTTGTCTTTTCCTTTTTATAAATAATAAAAAGGGTAACACTTAACTTATGGTCGCTTTAGTTGATTTCCCTCTCGGGGTAAAGACTGTATTATATTTAGTATAACAGTCGGCTGTACCGCTGAACTAGCCTGTTTTTGCATGTAATTGTGGGACATGAAAGTGATATTAGAATTCCCTGTGGTGTCGTTCCCAGGTGGATGATTTCTCTGGGTCCAACGAAGCCAAACTGGAGGAGAAGGTCAACACTCTGAGGTCATGAGGAAGAGGCTGACACGCACATCTGCACTGACGCTGTACAAACGCCACCACCAACCAATTGTCTTTAGACCGAATTCCCCCTTGAAGGAATAATTCCACTATAGTCCCAATTCCCTCTCAAAGGACAGATTCCACCAAATGTACAACAAAACATTGTTTTAATTCaattattattctttttaaaattgtTATTAAATGTTAATACCAAACCATGCCTCTAAATCCTCCAGTGTATTAGTCGTTCTTATTCAGGTCAGGAGTTTATCTCCATTTTTAAAAAGGACCATaatattttaatgtatttttctATATTAGAGCAATGCTGTTGGGATTTAGAATATTCTGTCGAAGTGGGTGGATTCAATAAACTAAGATGAATGCTGAGTTCACTAAATCTTTTTTTGGGGATGAGTTAATGTACTAGGGTTGCACTACTCTTCATGGCGCAGTAGTCAACTGTATATTTAACTTTCTCGACTAGAATTGAGCATCCCatttgcatgttgtgttttatagcCTAATGTTTATCTAGATTTAGTAGGTATGAAAATATAGCTTAGAAATGTGTAGTCTAAGATGCTATACATTCTAAAGCATCATGTAGTAACTACAGTAAAGGGAGAGTGCTTTAAGGCCTAGATTCAGATCAAGTGATAGCCGACACCCGCATAGCTGACATCTGAGGTGTAACTGCATTGGAGCCGTCTTGGTCCTTGTCACAACGCCACACCCATCCCAGTCGTGTTAGACTTTCAGAATGAAAAAgcgtaggctatatagaaattaTGCACATAGTAAGTGAAATTAGGATTTATCATCTTCATTGAGGTGTAAATTAGCCTACATCTCACATTGCAGTGTTTGAATTTGTAAACAATGCTGCATTTGGATTTCACTTAATGTGACgctgtgcagccaatggcaatgtccccgttaggtataatgccaggaaCCTCATGTAGATTTTGCAGCTCTAATGCAGTTCCACCTCCATACCAAAACAACCTCTATGCAGATCTgcttgaatagagccctaagatGCAATCTAAAGCAACATCCATCTTAAAGCACTAtgaatattttatttaacctagTCAATTGACAGAACATATCCtaatttacagcaatgacctagGGGATGATCAAGGCACTGCCTTGCTGTAAATTAGGATTTGTTCTGTCAACTTActaggttaaataaaatattcaTAGTGCTTTAAGAAGTTGGAGATGATTAGGTGACAACAATGGTATATGAGCCAgactgggaatttagccaggacaccagggttaacacccctactcttacaataagtgccatgggatctttaatgacctcagagtccGGACACAattttaacatcccatccaaaagacagcaccctacacaagGCAATGTCCTCAATCACtgtgatatttttttagaccgGAGGAAAGGGTTCTTCCttctggccctccaacaccacttccagcagcatctggtctcccatccagggaccaaccatgATCAACCTTGCTTAGCTTCAAAAGCAATCCAGCAGTGggttgcagggtggtatgctgctggtacaCTGATTCTAGGGAACTATAGTAAAGGCATGGAGAGAACCACTGCCGGCATCTGACATGCTTTAGCGTCACAACACCCAACAGCAGAGATGAGGTACTAGTGGCGTTCCAGCCCAACTACAATGCAGACGCCTGCCAGATCTCGCAAACACTTAGGTGTTTAACATATCAGCTAATCATACGATATAGCAATCTGATGCCATTCACTTGCTCACATAGGCTTGGCTCTGAAAAACATTGAGGAAGATACAGTTGGAGTGAATGGAACCGATTCAGTTGTATTTTATGCTTTAATAAAAACGTGAGGATAGTTTACACATATACATTGGACAATCACATCGTTTTTACACATCATACCAGTATAGCAGCATATTTAATACTGTTCATTTTCTATATGAAAAAAATACAGCTTTATTTTACAAAATGTATCTGTGGGGGGGCGGGGGACAGAATTCATGGTTTACATTTATGAAATAATTACACAAAATTCCCTTCACGGAGAGCGAAATCTTCTTTCACGTTGAAATGTGTTAAATATTAAAATATCCAGTTTTCCTTTTCCTGTAAAGTTGAGAGAAAATGAAAAAGACTATTAGACTAAATCATTTGTCATTTTCAAAACCTTTTATTTATGGCTTGATATTTGAAATGTAGAAAACATTGCCATTAGTCCCGTAGTTATAAACTACTCGGTGCCTGCCTGTTTTCATCTGACTGTTGGGGTTTGAACAAGCCCAGTTGGCTGTTTTCCCAGTGAGAGAGTAGGCGGAAAAAAAAAGTGGCATCACAATGGATGGATAGCCCTGCAGTGTGGCTCATAGCCAAATGGCTTTCTGTCCAATcagaagtgagagagaggtttTCTCATTCAGTTATATCTGTCAGCCTTGAGTTTAGCAGTACATTGGAATTAGAGTTTTCACCTGGAAAAAACATTTCTGACATTATCTTTACCTAGATGTTCAGTCAGATTAGCTTTCTCTGGTAGAGTGGCACGTCAGCCAGATACTGTACATCTTCCCATTTAATCagatacagagcattcggaaagtattcagagcctttaaccttttccacattttgttatgtacagccttattctaaaatgtattcaattgttatttcccctcatcaatctacacacaataccctataatgacaaaataaaaaatacatgttttttacacatttttgcacatgtatatatatatatatatatatatatttataaaactgaaatatcacatttacataattattcagaccctttactcagtactttgttgaagcacctttggcagcggttacagccttgagtcttcttgggtataacgctacaagcttggcacacctgtatttggggagtttctcccattcttctctgcagatcctctcaagctctgtcaggttggttgaAACATTGCTACACAGCTATCTCTAgatatgtttgatcgggttcaagtccgggctctggctgagccaggcaaggacatttagagacttgtcccgaagccactcctgcattgtcgtgcttagggtcattgtcctgttggaatgttaACCTTCGCTCATGTCTGAGGtcatgagtgctctggagcaggttttcataaaggatctctctgtactctgctccgttttatctttccctcgatcctgacttgtctcccagtccctgccactgaaaaacatccccacagcatgatgctgccaccaccatgtttcaccgtaaggatggtgccaggtttcctctagaagtgacgcttggaattcaggccaaagagttcaatcttggtttcatcagaccagagaatcttgtttctaatggactgagtcctttaggtgtcttttggcaaactccaagcgggctgtcatgtgctttttactcaggagtggcttaaaggcctgattggtggagttctgcagagatggttgtccttctggaaggttctcccatttgcacagaggaactctggagctctatcagagtgaccatcgggttcttggtcacctccctgatcaaggctcttctcccccgattgctcagtttggccgggcggtcagctctaagaagagtcttggtgattccagaCTTCTTcaatttaataatgatggaggccactgtgttcttgggaaccttcaatgctgcagaaatgttttgttacccttccctatatcggtgcctcgacacaattttgtctcagagctctaccgacaattccttcgacctcatgacttggtgtTTGCTCttacatgtactgtcaactgtgggaccttactgTATATAggcagatgtgtgcctttccaaatcatgtaaaaTCAACTTAATTTacgacaggtggactccaatcaagttgtaaaaacatctcaaagatgatcaatggaaacaggatgcaccggtctgaatacttgtgtaaataaggttctgttttttatttgaatGAAATTTGCTAAAAAAATCTTAAAACCTGTTTCCGCTTCGTCATTATAGGTTATTGTCATTATAGGTTGTtaatgaggatttttattttatttaatccattttagaataaggctgtaaagtatcaaaatgtgaaaaaaatggaagaggtctgaatactttcagaatgcaccgtATGTGCCCAGTTAGTACTGAACCTCTCTGTCCAGCCATACCTTGGCCCAACtccaacagacagagagggagagctgagCTGAgacacagacctgggttcaaatacgaCATGAAACCTTACAACATACTTTGAGTGTCTGCTCTAGCCTGCCAATAGTGCCATGGGCTGGTTTGCagttttgggactattctattggttgaTTATGCCAGGCATGCTCAATCAAGCACTGCCGGTAAAGTATTTTCAATTATTTCAAATATTGTTTGTGCCTAGGTCTGGTGAGTGTGCCTCACATTACAGAGAGATTGTATAGTAGGTCACTTTGTATTGCTGTACTAGGGTTTCTTTCAAATGATGACACAGACACAAACTAGGCCTCATTTAGGataaggggaagagaggagagataatgaTTTCCTTATGAGCATTATTAATGTTATGATTTGTCATTCCTGACTAGAGATGTTCCTGACATATTTTGATCTGTGTGTGATCAAGCAGTACTATGCGGTCTGGTAGTACCTGGTGGTCTGGTAGTACAGAGTGGTCTGGTATTACCTGGTGGTCTGGTAGTACAGAGTGGTCTGGTAGTACAGAGTGGTCTGGTAGTACCTGGTGTTCTGGTAGTACAGAGTGGTCTGGTAGTACAGAGTGGTCTGGTAGTACCTGGTGGTCTGGTAATACCTGGTGGTCTGGTAGTACAGAGTGGTCTGGTAGTACCTGGTGGTCTGGTAGTACAGAGTGGTCTGGTAGTACAGAGTGGTCTGGTAGTGTAGAGTGGTCTGGTAGTACAGAGTGGTCTGGTAGTGTAGAGTGGTCTGGTAGTACAGAGTGGTCTGGTAGTACAGAGTGGTCTGGTAGTGTAGAGTGGTCTGGTAGTACAGAGTGGTCTGGTAGTGTAGAGTGGtctggtagtgtagagaggtctGGTAGTACAGAGTGGTCTGGTA
Encoded proteins:
- the LOC139417130 gene encoding thioredoxin-like, with translation MIIEIEDKDSFFSALKEAGDKLVVVDFTASWCGPCKNIAPFFKGLSEKPENKNVVFLKVDVDEAADVAKHCDIKCMPTFHFYKNEKKVDDFSGSNEAKLEEKVNTLRS